From Musa acuminata AAA Group cultivar baxijiao chromosome BXJ3-8, Cavendish_Baxijiao_AAA, whole genome shotgun sequence, one genomic window encodes:
- the LOC103995306 gene encoding probable xyloglucan 6-xylosyltransferase 1 yields MSVLGRCLGERRVRQLHRALRNGRLTLLCLVMTIVVLRGTIGAGRFGTPEQDLHDIRRLLHSHPHHPHRALTEQQPQHTDSNGAEEEEDPPRDPSKPYSLGPKISDWDEQRADWLRRHPERPNFLGSTKPRVLLVTGSSPKPCENPVGDHYLLKSIKNKIDYCRVHGIEIFYNLALLDAEMAGFWAKLPLIRSLLLAHPEVEFLWWMDSDAMFTDMAFELPWERYAPFNLVLHGWNEMVYDDRNWIGLNTGSFLLRNCQWSLDLLDVWAPMGPKGKTRTEAGKVLTAFLKDRPVFEADDQSAMVYLLVTQRDRWGDKVYLESAYYLHGYWGILVDRYEEMIENYHPGLGDHRWPLVTHFVGCKPCGKFGDYPVERCLKQMDRAFNFGDNQILQMYGFTHKSLASRKVKRIRNETSNPLELKDELGLLHPAFKATKVTGTAS; encoded by the coding sequence ATGTCGGTGCTCGGGCGGTGCTTGGGGGAGAGGCGGGTGCGGCAGCTGCATCGGGCGCTCCGCAATGGGCGGCTGACCCTGCTCTGCCTCGTCATGACCATCGTCGTCCTCCGAGGTACCATCGGCGCCGGTCGCTTCGGCACCCCGGAGCAGGACCTCCACGACATCCGCCGCCTCCTCCACAGCCATCCCCATCACCCCCACCGCGCCCTCACTGAGCAGCAGCCGCAGCATACCGATTCCAACGGCGCCGAAGAGGAGGAGGATCCGCCGCGCGATCCGTCGAAGCCCTACTCCCTGGGCCCCAAGATCTCCGATTGGGACGAGCAGCGCGCCGACTGGCTCCGCCGCCACCCGGAGCGGCCGAACTTTCTGGGCTCCACTAAGCCGCGCGTCCTCCTGGTGACGGGATCCTCCCCGAAGCCCTGCGAGAACCCTGTGGGCGACCACTACCTGCTCAAGTCCATCAAGAACAAGATCGACTACTGCCGCGTCCACGGCATCGAGATCTTCTACAACTTGGCCCTCCTCGACGCCGAGATGGCGGGCTTCTGGGCCAAGCTGCCCCTGATCCGCTCCCTCCTCCTCGCCCATCCGGAGGTGGAGTTCCTGTGGTGGATGGACAGCGACGCCATGTTCACCGATATGGCCTTCGAGCTCCCCTGGGAACGCTACGCCCCCTTCAACCTCGTTTTGCACGGCTGGAACGAGATGGTCTACGACGACCGCAACTGGATCGGCCTCAACACCGGCAGCTTCCTCCTCCGCAACTGCCAGTGGTCGCTCGACCTCCTCGACGTCTGGGCGCCTATGGGCCCCAAGGGCAAGACCCGTACCGAGGCGGGCAAGGTCCTCACCGCCTTCCTCAAGGACCGCCCCGTCTTCGAGGCCGACGACCAGTCCGCCATGGTCTACCTCCTTGTCACCCAGCGTGACCGGTGGGGTGACAAGGTCTACCTCGAGAGCGCCTACTACCTCCACGGTTACTGGGGCATCCTTGTTGACCGCTACGAGGAGATGATCGAGAACTACCACCCGGGCCTTGGCGACCACCGCTGGCCCCTCGTCACCCACTTCGTCGGCTGCAAGCCCTGCGGCAAGTTTGGGGATTATCCCGTGGAGCGCTGCCTCAAGCAGATGGATCGCGCTTTCAACTTTGGGGACAATCAGATCTTGCAGATGTACGGGTTCACTCACAAGTCGCTCGCCAGCAGAAAGGTGAAGCGGATCAGGAATGAGACTAGTAACCCGCTGGAGCTGAAGGATGAACTGGGGTTGCTGCATCCGGCGTTCAAGGCCACCAAAGTCACTGGCACAGCATCCTGA
- the LOC135644220 gene encoding protein PHOSPHATE-INDUCED 1 homolog, with translation MAKSTTTMLPTLLILASLALPPTSSLAALSTTLHYHNGSLLSSPIHIYIIWYGSFTAAHRAAVSDFFASFRSSPSPQPTVSKWWSTVQQYKDYTGKPASATVEVAAQTSDRAYSLGRSLTRSNLVDLVRSSVVKGSLPLDATGVYMVLTSSDVTVGQFCTSSCGFHSTVLMPTGKRVVMAHVGDPRTQCPGLCAWPYAAPAYGPPGPPLVAPNGVGVDGTIINIATVIAGAVTNPFRDGYYQGDRLAPLEAATACAGIFGEGAYPGNPGNLLINDKSEASFNAFGAGGRRFLLPAIWEPISGKCKVVA, from the coding sequence ATGGCCAAGTCCACTACAACCATGCTTCCAACTTTGCTTATCCTTGCTTCCTTGGCTCTACCACCAACTTCTTCTTTAGCCGCTCTTTCCACCACCCTCCACTACCACAATGGCTCCCTCCTCAGCTCACCCATCCACATCTATATCATATGGTATGGCTCATTCACCGCCGCCCACCGAGCCGCCGTCTCCGACTTCTTCGCCTCCTTTCGGTCTTCGCCTTCGCCGCAACCCACTGTGTCAAAATGGTGGTCAACCGTGCAACAGTACAAAGACTACACCGGGAAGCCTGCGTCAGCAACCGTCGAGGTCGCCGCCCAGACATCCGACCGGGCTTACTCCCTGGGACGATCTCTCACCCGTTCCAACTTAGTCGACCTGGTGAGAAGCTCCGTGGTGAAAGGTTCGTTGCCCCTCGACGCCACCGGCGTCTATATGGTCCTGACGTCCTCCGACGTGACCGTCGGTCAGTTCTGCACGAGCTCATGCGGCTTCCACAGCACGGTTCTGATGCCGACCGGGAAACGGGTGGTCATGGCCCACGTCGGAGACCCGAGGACGCAGTGCCCCGGCCTCTGCGCATGGCCGTACGCTGCCCCGGCATACGGGCCGCCGGGGCCGCCACTGGTGGCGCCGAACGGGGTCGGCGTGGACGGGACCATTATCAACATCGCCACGGTGATTGCTGGGGCCGTCACGAACCCATTCCGCGATGGCTACTACCAGGGCGACCGGCTTGCGCCACTGGAGGCCGCCACCGCCTGCGCCGGAATATTCGGGGAGGGTGCCTATCCGGGGAATCCCGGAAACCTGTTGATCAATGACAAGAGCGAAGCCAGCTTTAACGCTTTCGGCGCCGGTGGCCGGAGGTTTCTCCTACCGGCCATTTGGGAGCCGATCAGTGGAAAGTGCAAGGTTGTCGCTTGA
- the LOC135645075 gene encoding glucan endo-1,3-beta-glucosidase-like, whose amino-acid sequence MRIFNPNHDVLEALRRSNITLIVGVEHKDLQPLASDASAATNWVQTNIVPYSPSVSFRYVVVGNEVIPGDLAQYVFPAMQNIQTALDSAGLQVNVSTSVALSVLGSSYPPSAGAFTPEAQTYMKPIIQFLAGGGSPLLVNVYPYFAYRDNADQIALSYALFTSEGVVVTDGAYGYKNLFDAMLDATYAAMEKVGGKDVAVVVTESGWPSDGGFAANISNAHTYIQNLIDHVGEGTPRRPAPIEAYIFAMFNENQKEAGTERNFGLFYPDEQPVYPLSFV is encoded by the coding sequence ATGAGGATCTTTAATCCAAACCATGACGTCCTCGAAGCCCTACGAAGATCCAACATCACACTCATCGTTGGCGTTGAGCACAAAGATCTCCAACCTCTGGCCTCCGATGCTTCCGCAGCTACCAACTGGGTTCAGACCAACATAGTACCCTACTCGCCCAGCGTCTCCTTCCGCTACGTAGTCGTCGGCAACGAGGTCATCCCCGGAGATTTGGCGCAGTACGTCTTCCCCGCCATGCAAAATATCCAAACCGCACTCGATTCCGCCGGCCTACAAGTCAACGTCTCAACCTCGGTCGCGCTATCTGTTCTCGGCTCATCGTATCCTCCCTCCGCCGGTGCTTTCACTCCGGAAGCACAAACCTACATGAAACCCATCATACAGTTTCTCGCCGGCGGTGGATCCCCGCTCCTCGTCAACGTGTATCCTTACTTCGCCTACAGAGACAACGCTGATCAGATCGCGCTGTCCTATGCCCTGTTCACCTCCGAAGGAGTGGTGGTGACTGATGGAGCATATGGTTACAAGAACCTGTTCGACGCAATGCTGGATGCGACCTATGCGGCGATGGAGAAGGTGGGAGGGAAGGATGTGGCCGTCGTGGTGACCGAGAGTGGCTGGCCATCAGATGGCGGCTTTGCAGCAAATATCAGCAATGCTCACACATACATCCAGAATCTGATCGATCACGTTGGGGAAGGAACACCAAGAAGACCTGCACCGATCGAAGCCTACATATTTGCCATGTTTAACGAGAACCAAAAGGAAGCAGGAACGGAGCGAAACTTCGGTCTCTTTTACCCGGATGAGCAACCCGTCTACCCATTAAGCTTTGTTTAG
- the LOC135644221 gene encoding glucan endo-1,3-beta-glucosidase-like, giving the protein MAGGRVFSLLPIALLISVLAVPTSVHGIGVNYGLVADNLPQPSAVVELYKSNNISSMRIFNPNHDVLEALRGSNIPLIVGVEHKDLQSLASDISAATNWVQTNIVAYSPDVSFSHIAVGNEIIPGELAQYVLPAMQNIQTALASAGLTIHVSTSIALSVLGSSYPPSAGAFTPEAQTYMEPILSFLATSGSPLLVNVYPYFSYKDNPDQIALSYALFTSQDVVVIDGPYGYKNLFDAMLDATYAAMEKVGGADVAVVVSESGWPSDGGFAANISNAQTYNQNLINHVGEGTPRRPTPIEAYIFAIFNENQKEEGTERNFGLFYPDTNPVYPISFSPSQQPPLDAISSNDFDVKTGGRECSVDVLHGGEDVLRQISGDDLVPDGYVAEGDAGQVGLYAEGSEARDWRSPLSEGIR; this is encoded by the exons ATGGCTGGCGGACGTGTCTTCTCTCTGCTTCCCATTGCATTGTTAATCTCAGTCTTGGCAGTCCCAACAA GCGTGCATGGCATCGGCGTCAACTACGGTTTGGTTGCCGACAACCTACCCCAGCCCAGCGCGGTGGTGGAGCTCTACAAATCCAACAATATCAGTAGCATGAGGATCTTTAATCCAAACCATGACGTCCTCGAAGCCCTACGAGGATCCAACATCCCACTCATCGTTGGTGTTGAGCACAAAGATCTCCAATCACTGGCCTCCGACATTTCCGCAGCCACCAACTGGGTTCAGACCAACATAGTAGCCTACTCGCCCGACGTCTCCTTCAGCCACATAGCCGTCGGCAACGAGATCATCCCCGGAGAATTGGCGCAGTACGTCCTCCCCGCCATGCAAAACATCCAAACTGCACTCGCTTCCGCTGGCCTAACAATCCACGTCTCAACCTCGATTGCACTCTCTGTTCTCGGCTCATCGTATCCTCCCTCCGCCGGTGCTTTCACTCCGGAAGCACAAACCTACATGGAACCCATCCTGAGTTTTCTCGCCACCAGTGGATCCCCGCTCCTCGTCAATGTGTATCCTTATTTCTCCTACAAGGACAACCCCGACCAGATCGCGCTGTCCTATGCCCTGTTCACTTCCCAAGACGTGGTGGTGATTGATGGACCATATGGTTACAAGAACCTGTTCGACGCAATGCTGGATGCGACCTATGCGGCGATGGAGAAGGTGGGAGGGGCGGATGTGGCCGTCGTGGTGTCCGAGAGTGGCTGGCCATCAGATGGCGGCTTTGCAGCAAATATCAGCAATGCTCAGACATACAACCAGAATCTGATCAACCACGTTGGGGAAGGAACACCAAGAAGACCTACACCGATCGAAGCCTACATATTTGCCATTTTTAACGAGAACCAAAAGGAAGAGGGAACGGAGAGAAACTTCGGCCTCTTTTATCCAGATACGAACCCCGTTTACCCAATAAGCTTTTCACCCAGTCAGCAACCTCCTCTTGACGCGATAAGCTCCAATG ACTTTGATGTGAAGACCGGTGGACGAGAGTGCAGCGTGGATGTTTTGCATGGTGGAGAGGACGTACTGCGCCAAATCTCCGGGGATGACCTCGTTCCCGACGGCTATGTAGCGGAAGGAGATGCCGGGCAAGTAGGCTTGTATGCTGAAGGGTCGGAGGCGAGAGACTGGAGATCTCCATTATCGGAAGGGATTCGATGA